ACATGTGCAAAGTTATTAGGAATAATAGTGGCTTAGTCTTCAGCTTATGATACTAAATGCCAGTGTCATATGGGGAATTTTGTGATAATTCTTTATTTACATCCccaatgtccccccccccccccagacaatATGGCCTGTAAGCGCAAAGTACCTCCGTACATCTACAGGGAGACTCTCACCTTACCAGACACACCAAAGGTCCAGGGCTATGATTTCAACCAGGGAGTGGACCACCACGCACTGCTGCAGTCCTTCCTCAGCACTGGCTTCCAGGCGACTAATGTGGCCCTGGCTATTCAGCAGATAAACAGCATGGTGAGATGGACGGAACACAGGGAGGATGTCTGTGAATCATCATGTTCTCAGTGTAACAGACCTTCACCACAGTTTACTctcctcacttttttttttgcaatcttCTCCAACACCCACAGATCAAGAGGCGTCAACAGCCGGTGAAGGAAGTGAATGGAAGTGTTGAGGAGGATCCGTCGACCTGCCGGAGCCCCTTGAGCTGCACCATCTTTCTCAGTTACACTTCAAACCTCATCAGCAGCGGGGTCAGGGAGAGTATCCGCTATCTCGCAGAGCACAGCATGGTATATGACCCTCCTCAGCTACCAGAAGCACAAAACAATGTGTGCTTCAAATATTTCACTGAAGCAATACAAGATTTTGCAGGACTTTATAAAATGTTCATGTGCTTTGTATGACGAAATGCTATCATGTCAAAATTCTGCACCTTCTGCACATTCAATACATACAATGCATATACATTTCTTCCTCTGCTTAGGTGGATGTCCTGGTGACCACAGCTGGAGGTATTGAGGAGGATCTGATCAAGTGTTTGGGACATCTTTACATTGGAGACTTCACTCTGCCTGGGAAGGATCTGTATAAAAGGGGTCTCGACAGGTCAGTCACAGTGTCAGATTTGTAAAAACGTATCATTTAGCAGATTCTAAATTTGATATGATCCAATAAAGTTAAGGTCTCAAATAAGTGAGGTAGTTGAGCTCCCTTCTAAGTTGGAATTTTAGATTGTATATAAAAGTGGCTGTAAATCCTGTGTCCGGAAAGTGAAGCATGTACGTGTATGGAAAATGACACCATGTTAAGACAGAAATCAGGAAATATGGCGCTGATATCAGTGACACATCTTTGTGTTAGATTACACACATTTCTTATAATATTTGAAATGAATAAGTTACAGTGATCAATATTTTGAATTTAATAATATGTAATCACTTTGCATTTGAATTAGAAAAATATTCTCAACACAGCTgatacattattttcattcgGTTTCCATGTGTCACATTTGCTGCAGGATTGGCAATCTTCTGATGCCTGATATGAACTACATGTTATTAGAAAAATGGATGTTGCCGATAATGAAGCAGATGCTGATGGAGCAGAACACTCAGGTGAGTGGACAGTTCTACATTGTTTTGATGGTTCATATTAAACTTTACTTTAGGGCAACATTTTAAATTCTAACCATTGTAACTGCTATTTTATCCATTATAGCCGAGATGTCCTGACGCATCTATTTGCAAGAGATCACTCTATATTTCCGTTTTTCTGACCTCAGGCCTTCAGTTGGACCCCGTCTAAGATGATCCAGCGACTGGGCAAGGAGATTAACAACCCTGAATCTGTTTGCTATTGGGCCTACAAGGTGAGTTGTGGTCAGGGTTCTCTTAAAAGCATGTGTCTGAGGTTTTTGTTCAAATCATTGGCTTTCACCTGGCTTTCGTTTCAGAACAACATCCCAGTGTTCAGCCCTGCCCTTACAGATGGCGCCATAGGAGACTTGTTCTACATGTTCTCAGCTGAGAACCCTGGCTTAATTTTGGACATTGCTGAAGGTAAAACAgtctttatttgtttgctcTTAAATGTTGcttcgtgtttttttttgtaatcttacTCTATGACTCTGGCTTAAGATATTTCAAGAATAAACGACATTGCAGTGAACGCCAATAGCACAGGGATGATCCTCCTAGGGGGAGGGTTAGCAAAGCACCACACTTGCAATGCCAATGCATGGgtaagtgtttctttttttgtataaatgttttaatgctATGCTTTAGCATTTGATCTAAGGAGCAGCAGTGAATAAATGGTATAAATGAATCAAGTTTTTGACAAACTGCTTTGTTTCCTCCCAGAGGACAGGAGCTGAGTTTGCGGTGTATGTGAACACAGCTCAGGAATTTGATGGTTGCGACTCAGGGGCCAGACCTGATGAAGCCGTGTCCTGGGGGAAGATCACATTAGACGCCAAACCTGTGAAGGTACCTTTTTATTATTcctttatattttttctataaatCAGACATACTAATATCAACATCATTAGTGTGGTCCTGTTGTGTTGCTTAACTCACAGCCTGTTGTGCTCCCTTTTGCAGGTGTGTGCAGACGCTACAGTGATCTTCCCCTTGTTGGTGGCAGAAACCTTTGCTGTTCATGCTGATAAGAGGACGATTCACAAGGAGAACAATTGAATCGAGACCAACTCGAAATCAAGGATAGTTTCACAATGTTGGAGTCTGAGAACAGTCACTGGATGTTATTTGTGAAAGAACTTGGCCTAGCATGGATCCATGTGGTATTTCAGGTCAGAATATCTGACATATGAGTCGTCTGGAACGCAgcattacactcacacacacggacagtgAAGCAGCGATGACGGAGGAGCCCTTGTTGACATGAATGATGgtaaatgtcaaacagcaggATTGCTAAATTCAGAGACACCTGTGATGTCCCCAATCTATAAAATTTAAGATAATCATTTTtatatgcttgtgtttgtgttgaggagGTTTGGTTCCGTCCGTCATTCTGTGTGATACAGTAGGTCAcagatctaaataaaacaacataggCATCTCCTCTAATGGCAGAGGACGCAGAgaacataattattattttcaatcaTCTAGActttgatattattgttttattatgatCTATAGTAATACAATTGTTTATAAATTACACGTGTATTTCTACCACATATCAAGGTAGAAGAAGGGCCATGAAGCACATTTTTGACATTCCGTGTTTTTATCTGCAAAAAGCTGGTTCAGTGTATTTTTACTGACATGAACAATTATCAATGATGTATtctcatattcattttttcgaCAAATAATTCAATTTGCTTTAGAATTTAATGTGGCAGAGGAGATTTCTATGCTCACACAGCCTCAGTATTTCATGTGAAGGTGACTTATTTCCTTTTATCAAATTGAagctttatttttaattttgctGTTATAAAGAGCAGTAAAATCACTTAAAGTTGTTAAGTGAAAAAAATGAACTACTTACCAACTTTTAGTAATGATCTGTACGTGTTTTATAACCATTGATGTCTTTGTATTAGACAGTGTCGCTTGTTTTCTGCTCCCTCATTAATGGCAGGGCGACAAATCAAGTGTGAATTGCCTTTGTGAGTTAATACATTTGACAGTAGGAAATCTGCAGTCGCATTCTCAGACATGTTTTGTCCATGGGAGTCTGTTATGTGCTGGCGATCTGTACTCAGGACAGTCAGAGCAGCACACAGGTCTTCTTATCTTTGAAAGGATTGGATGAAGCTGCGATGCCGGTGAGCAGAGGGTCACTGCGCCTGTGGTCCTTGCAGTACTGGACCAAGTCTGCTGCAGTCAGGGAGATCTGCTGGGACAAAGGTGGATAGGGAAGTCTTTGAGAGGATATGAAAAGATAATCTACTCAGTGGACATTGATGGGGCATTTGAAAACATTCCTAC
Above is a genomic segment from Pleuronectes platessa chromosome 16, fPlePla1.1, whole genome shotgun sequence containing:
- the LOC128457949 gene encoding deoxyhypusine synthase, which gives rise to MQQHIPTVFLRKHVTPPSCTLPDTPKVQGYDFNQGVDHHALLQSFLSTGFQATNVALAIQQINSMIKRRQQPVKEVNGSVEEDPSTCRSPLSCTIFLSYTSNLISSGVRESIRYLAEHSMVDVLVTTAGGIEEDLIKCLGHLYIGDFTLPGKDLYKRGLDRIGNLLMPDMNYMLLEKWMLPIMKQMLMEQNTQAFSWTPSKMIQRLGKEINNPESVCYWAYKNNIPVFSPALTDGAIGDLFYMFSAENPGLILDIAEDISRINDIAVNANSTGMILLGGGLAKHHTCNANAWRTGAEFAVYVNTAQEFDGCDSGARPDEAVSWGKITLDAKPVKVCADATVIFPLLVAETFAVHADKRTIHKENN
- the LOC128458868 gene encoding guanine nucleotide-binding protein G(I)/G(S)/G(O) subunit gamma-12-like, producing MSGKMCSNNSVVQTRKLVDQLRVEASMERIKISLTAADLVQYCKDHRRSDPLLTGIAASSNPFKDKKTCVLL